From the genome of Campylobacter concisus, one region includes:
- a CDS encoding YbaK/EbsC family protein, whose protein sequence is MSEQIFNKIHDLLSKNGAKFRVIEHESARTSEEVAKIRGTKMSQGAKALVCSIKGVSEEKFRQIFKDENVLDGYLLDDEKPAMKAGKIYLLAVLPADEQADLDALTQKFDGKRASLASPEEVTVLADCVFGSVPPFSFHKNLHLVVDESLLEQNEEIAFNAGLLDRSLILNAKDYARIVKPVFVKFSKEKC, encoded by the coding sequence GTGTCAGAGCAAATTTTTAATAAGATCCACGATCTTCTTAGCAAAAATGGGGCTAAATTTAGAGTGATAGAGCATGAGAGCGCAAGGACTTCAGAGGAGGTCGCTAAGATAAGGGGCACGAAGATGAGCCAGGGCGCAAAGGCGCTGGTCTGCTCTATAAAGGGCGTTAGCGAGGAGAAATTTAGGCAAATTTTTAAAGATGAAAATGTGCTAGATGGTTACTTGCTAGATGACGAAAAGCCAGCGATGAAGGCTGGTAAAATTTACTTGCTCGCGGTCTTGCCAGCGGACGAGCAGGCTGATCTTGACGCGCTTACGCAAAAATTTGATGGTAAAAGAGCGAGCCTTGCTAGCCCAGAGGAGGTCACAGTACTTGCTGATTGCGTATTTGGCTCGGTTCCGCCATTTAGCTTTCATAAAAATTTGCACCTTGTTGTGGATGAGAGTTTGCTAGAGCAAAACGAGGAGATCGCCTTTAATGCAGGGCTTCTTGATAGATCGCTCATCTTAAACGCAAAAGACTACGCCAGGATAGTAAAGCCAGTGTTTGTTAAATTTTCAAAAGAAAAGTGCTAG
- the thrS gene encoding threonine--tRNA ligase, with protein sequence MSDIIAYKLNGEIVDTQSIAGRESSAEPIYFDNSKEALHVIRHSCAHLMAQAIKSLYPKAKFFVGPNVEDGFYYDFRVDDEGTKLGESDLAAIEDKMKELAEKKFDIVKTCSTKANMSEKFKNDDLKQEVLKRIPDGEVSSYAQGDFEDLCRGPHVPNTKFLKFFKLTRVAGAYLGGDESREMLTRIYGTAYADKESLKEHIRIIEEAKKRDHRKLGTEMKLFTFDEEVGGGLPIWLPNGGRLRSKLEQILYKAHRDRGYEPVRGPELLKADVWRRSGHYANYKENMYFTTIDETEYGIKPMNCVGHIKVYQSDIRSYRDLPLKFFEYGVVHRHEKSGVLHGLFRVREFAQDDSHIFCMPSQIKENILEILKFAGKIMENFGFYYEIEISTKPAKAIGGDEIWETATKALKEALDENGFRYGIDEGGGAFYGPKIDIKITDALKRKWQCGTIQVDFNLPERFDLGYIDANNERQRPVMLHRALLGSFERFIGILLEHTAGELPFFIAPTQVVIVPISDAHLDYAKEISRELRNINIDSEIASKNESLNKRIRTAEKQRVPMIVVLGDNEVANKSVALRDRQARTQSDMSLAEFINLTKEKLSEVHF encoded by the coding sequence ATGAGCGATATCATCGCATACAAACTAAATGGCGAAATAGTCGATACTCAAAGTATCGCAGGGCGTGAGAGTAGTGCTGAGCCTATCTATTTTGACAACTCAAAAGAGGCACTACACGTTATCAGACACTCCTGTGCGCACCTCATGGCACAAGCTATCAAATCACTCTATCCAAAGGCGAAATTCTTTGTCGGACCAAACGTAGAAGATGGATTTTATTATGATTTTAGAGTTGATGATGAGGGCACGAAGCTAGGCGAGAGCGATCTAGCAGCGATCGAAGATAAGATGAAAGAGCTTGCTGAGAAGAAATTTGACATAGTTAAAACCTGCTCAACTAAAGCTAATATGAGTGAGAAATTTAAAAACGATGATCTAAAACAAGAGGTCTTAAAAAGAATTCCAGATGGCGAAGTGAGCAGCTACGCACAAGGCGATTTTGAAGATCTTTGCCGCGGACCACACGTACCAAATACTAAATTTTTAAAATTTTTCAAGCTTACACGCGTGGCTGGGGCTTATCTTGGAGGCGATGAGAGCCGTGAGATGCTAACTAGAATTTATGGCACAGCTTATGCAGATAAAGAGAGCTTAAAAGAGCACATCCGAATCATCGAAGAGGCCAAAAAGCGTGACCACAGAAAGCTTGGCACCGAGATGAAACTATTTACTTTTGATGAAGAAGTGGGTGGTGGTTTGCCTATATGGCTACCAAATGGCGGACGCTTGCGCTCTAAGTTAGAGCAAATTTTATACAAAGCTCACCGCGACCGTGGCTACGAGCCAGTGCGTGGGCCAGAGCTTTTAAAGGCTGATGTGTGGAGAAGAAGCGGTCACTACGCAAACTATAAAGAAAATATGTACTTTACGACGATCGACGAGACAGAGTACGGCATCAAGCCGATGAACTGCGTCGGACACATCAAAGTCTATCAAAGCGACATCCGCTCATACCGTGATTTGCCACTTAAATTTTTCGAATACGGCGTCGTACATCGCCATGAAAAAAGCGGTGTGCTTCACGGGCTCTTCAGAGTGCGCGAATTTGCACAAGATGACTCGCATATCTTTTGTATGCCAAGCCAAATCAAAGAAAATATCTTAGAAATTTTAAAATTTGCCGGCAAAATAATGGAAAATTTCGGCTTTTATTACGAGATAGAGATTTCGACCAAGCCCGCAAAAGCGATCGGCGGGGATGAAATTTGGGAAACTGCTACAAAAGCGCTAAAAGAAGCGCTTGATGAAAACGGTTTTAGATACGGTATCGACGAGGGCGGTGGCGCATTTTATGGACCAAAAATCGACATCAAAATCACCGACGCGCTTAAGAGAAAGTGGCAGTGCGGCACGATCCAGGTCGATTTTAACTTGCCAGAGCGCTTTGATCTAGGCTACATCGACGCAAACAACGAAAGACAACGCCCCGTAATGCTACATAGAGCCTTACTTGGCAGTTTTGAGAGATTTATAGGAATTTTACTTGAGCACACTGCTGGTGAGCTACCATTTTTCATAGCTCCTACGCAAGTCGTCATCGTGCCTATTAGCGACGCACATTTAGACTACGCAAAAGAAATTTCACGCGAGCTAAGAAATATCAACATCGATAGCGAGATTGCAAGTAAAAATGAGAGTTTAAATAAAAGAATAAGAACGGCTGAAAAACAAAGGGTGCCTATGATAGTCGTGCTAGGTGACAACGAAGTAGCGAACAAGAGCGTTGCGCTACGCGACAGACAGGCTAGGACGCAGAGCGATATGAGCTTGGCGGAATTTATAAATTTAACGAAGGAGAAACTTAGTGAGGTACATTTTTGA
- the infC gene encoding translation initiation factor IF-3, with product MSKENEVLLNEDIRAREVRCVGDDGTTYGVISREEALEISNKLGLDLVLIAPDAKPPVCKIMDYGKFRYQQEKKQKEAKKKQKTIEIKEIKLSVKIAQNDINYKVKHASEFLQDGKHVKFRVFLKGREMSTPEAGVAMLEKVWEMIKDEADRDKEPIIEGRYVNMLVTPKKG from the coding sequence TTGAGTAAGGAAAATGAAGTATTGCTCAATGAGGACATAAGGGCGAGAGAGGTAAGATGTGTAGGGGATGATGGCACGACATACGGTGTCATCTCAAGAGAAGAGGCTTTAGAGATCTCAAATAAGCTTGGGCTTGATCTAGTGCTTATAGCGCCAGATGCGAAGCCGCCAGTTTGCAAGATAATGGACTATGGTAAATTCCGCTATCAGCAAGAGAAAAAGCAAAAAGAGGCCAAGAAAAAGCAAAAAACCATCGAGATAAAAGAGATAAAACTCTCTGTCAAGATCGCCCAAAACGATATAAACTACAAGGTTAAACACGCAAGCGAGTTTTTGCAAGATGGCAAACACGTTAAATTTCGTGTATTTTTAAAGGGTCGCGAGATGAGCACTCCAGAAGCTGGCGTAGCTATGCTTGAGAAGGTCTGGGAGATGATCAAAGATGAAGCTGACCGCGACAAAGAGCCTATAATAGAAGGTCGTTATGTAAATATGCTTGTAACTCCAAAAAAGGGTTAA